The following are from one region of the Coleofasciculaceae cyanobacterium genome:
- a CDS encoding SDR family NAD(P)-dependent oxidoreductase: MNIKGKTALITGASRGIGKAIALELARQGIQHLLLVARDRQRLSEVATEITTMGVKVTTLSLDLTQSASIDIAIAQAWRTHRPIHILINCAGVAHQAPFLETRLPKVEEEISLNLIGMMTITRLMAKRMANRQEGTIVNVSSLMGKVAAPTMSTYSATKFAIIGFTQALRSELADHNIKVVALLPTLTDTDMARELKLFRWVMPMTPEKVAQALVSGLYKNSGEILVGWQSYLAVWGQRIFPRLMQRILMIAAPSIQNKIYAKANG; the protein is encoded by the coding sequence ATGAATATCAAAGGAAAAACAGCTTTAATTACTGGTGCTTCTCGCGGTATTGGAAAAGCGATCGCTTTAGAACTAGCCCGACAAGGTATTCAACATTTACTATTAGTAGCTAGGGATCGACAAAGGCTATCTGAAGTCGCAACAGAAATTACCACTATGGGAGTTAAAGTAACTACTTTATCTTTAGATCTCACCCAATCAGCTTCAATCGATATTGCGATCGCTCAGGCATGGCGTACTCATCGACCAATTCATATATTAATAAACTGTGCCGGAGTCGCTCATCAAGCACCCTTCCTCGAAACTCGGCTACCAAAAGTTGAAGAAGAAATTTCGCTTAACTTAATCGGTATGATGACCATTACCCGTCTGATGGCAAAACGTATGGCAAATCGCCAAGAAGGCACGATCGTTAACGTTTCTAGCTTGATGGGTAAAGTTGCAGCCCCTACCATGTCTACTTATTCGGCAACCAAGTTTGCTATTATTGGTTTTACTCAAGCCCTACGAAGCGAATTAGCCGATCACAATATTAAAGTTGTGGCATTGCTACCAACATTAACGGATACTGATATGGCGCGTGAGCTTAAGTTGTTTCGCTGGGTAATGCCGATGACTCCCGAAAAAGTGGCTCAGGCATTAGTTTCAGGGCTATACAAAAACTCAGGGGAGATTTTAGTAGGCTGGCAGAGTTATTTAGCTGTTTGGGGTCAGCGTATTTTTCCTCGGTTGATGCAGAGAATTTTAATGATTGCTGCACCAAGTATACAAAACAAAATTTATGCAAAAGCCAACGGTTAA
- a CDS encoding zinc ribbon domain-containing protein, whose amino-acid sequence MFRQLEYKCEWYGRTLVKIDRFFPSSKRCSHCGFVMDKLPLDVRTWDCTSCNTQGIDRDINAGSNILAAGLAVIVCGSDIRPDRHSSKGQLSKTRKGRKQKPKS is encoded by the coding sequence ATGTTTCGTCAGCTTGAATATAAATGTGAATGGTACGGACGCACATTGGTTAAAATTGACCGATTTTTCCCCAGTAGTAAGCGATGCAGCCATTGCGGTTTCGTAATGGATAAATTGCCTCTTGATGTTCGTACCTGGGATTGCACTAGCTGCAACACCCAAGGTATTGACAGAGATATCAATGCAGGATCGAATATACTCGCGGCAGGGCTTGCCGTGATTGTCTGCGGATCGGACATAAGACCTGATAGACATAGTTCTAAAGGGCAGTTGAGCAAAACCCGTAAGGGAAGGAAACAGAAACCTAAGTCGTGA
- a CDS encoding DNA-formamidopyrimidine glycosylase, whose amino-acid sequence MPELPEVETVRRGLNNLTTKQPIQKVEVLLARTVAYPSCLEEFEQAITGVAIAQWYRRGKYLLAQLECDRSAGWLGVHLRMTGQLLWLPQDCPLQKHTRIRLLFANNQELRFVDARTFGKFWYVPAEKEIQSIITGLQKLGPEPFAADFSVKYLVNQLSNRRRHIKTMLLDQSIVAGIGNIYADEALFKSGILPDTVAADLTQMQIKRLHQAIIDVLQISLEKGGTTFSDFLDLLGVSGNYGATASVYGRKGEPCRVCDTLIEKTKLGGRSSHFCPSCQS is encoded by the coding sequence TTGCCCGAACTACCAGAAGTAGAAACAGTCCGACGTGGATTAAATAATTTAACTACTAAACAACCAATCCAGAAGGTTGAAGTTTTACTAGCTAGGACAGTGGCTTATCCCTCTTGTTTAGAGGAATTTGAGCAGGCTATTACTGGAGTTGCGATCGCCCAATGGTACAGACGGGGTAAATATCTTCTTGCCCAGTTAGAATGCGATCGATCTGCTGGCTGGTTGGGGGTGCATCTGCGCATGACAGGACAACTTCTCTGGCTACCACAAGATTGTCCGCTACAAAAACATACCCGCATCCGTCTGCTGTTTGCTAATAATCAAGAATTGCGCTTTGTCGATGCTCGTACCTTCGGCAAATTTTGGTATGTCCCTGCCGAAAAAGAAATTCAATCAATTATTACTGGGTTGCAAAAATTAGGACCTGAACCTTTTGCTGCTGATTTTTCAGTAAAATATTTGGTTAATCAGTTAAGTAATCGTCGCCGCCATATTAAGACAATGCTGCTGGATCAAAGTATCGTGGCGGGTATTGGCAATATATATGCTGACGAAGCTTTATTTAAAAGCGGTATTCTGCCTGATACGGTAGCAGCCGATCTAACACAGATGCAGATTAAGCGATTACACCAAGCAATTATTGATGTCCTACAAATTTCCCTAGAAAAAGGTGGTACAACCTTTAGTGATTTTCTCGATTTGTTGGGCGTTAGTGGCAATTATGGTGCGACAGCCTCGGTTTATGGCAGAAAAGGCGAACCCTGTCGTGTCTGTGATACGCTCATTGAAAAGACAAAATTAGGCGGGCGATCATCTCATTTCTGCCCTAGTTGTCAAAGTTAA
- a CDS encoding chromophore lyase CpcT/CpeT yields the protein MSHSQDITTLARWMASDFSNQAQAYANPPFFAHIRVCMRPLPNDLLDGISLFLEQAYDFMLDQPYRLRIIKLSVVDDRIELENYKVREQEKFYGASRNLDLLSTLTPDLVEKMEGCDMNVTWTGSSFQGQIKPGKACIVERQGKITYLDNSFEVTDRQLTSYDRGRDPETDELIWGSIAGPFEFFSNQSFAEEVIPSLDRSTI from the coding sequence ATGTCTCATTCTCAAGATATAACTACCCTCGCCCGTTGGATGGCATCAGACTTTAGTAATCAAGCGCAAGCCTATGCTAATCCACCTTTTTTTGCTCATATACGTGTTTGTATGCGTCCTTTACCCAATGATTTGCTTGACGGCATCAGCTTGTTTCTGGAACAGGCTTACGATTTTATGCTCGATCAACCCTATCGTTTGCGGATTATTAAATTAAGTGTGGTAGACGATCGCATCGAATTAGAAAACTATAAAGTAAGAGAACAAGAAAAGTTTTATGGTGCATCTCGTAACCTAGACCTATTAAGCACTCTCACTCCTGATTTAGTTGAAAAAATGGAGGGTTGCGACATGAATGTAACCTGGACAGGCAGCAGTTTTCAAGGACAAATCAAGCCTGGCAAAGCCTGTATTGTAGAACGCCAGGGCAAAATAACTTATTTGGATAATAGCTTTGAAGTTACCGATCGCCAACTAACTAGCTACGATCGTGGACGCGATCCCGAAACAGATGAACTAATTTGGGGATCGATCGCTGGGCCATTTGAATTTTTCTCGAATCAGAGTTTTGCCGAGGAAGTAATTCCCTCGCTCGATAGAAGCACGATCTAA
- the uvrC gene encoding excinuclease ABC subunit UvrC encodes MSASTETRPLIKQPERLEARLQEIPPEAGVYFMRNSSGDILYIGKSKKLRSRVRSYFRTAQKLSDRIAMMVRQVTEIEFIVTDTEAEALALEANLVKKHQPYYNVLLKDDKKYPYVCITWSEDYPRIFITRKRRATNQRDRYYGPYVDTRLLRYTLHTIKRVFPLRQRPKPLFKDRPCLNYDMGRCPGVCQSMITPEEYKKIVQKVAMVFQGRSDELVDTLKAQMDKAVERLDFEKAAQYRDRLKALSNLNAEQKVSLPDDTVSRDAIALAADEKHCCIQLFQIRAGKLVGRLGFFADAKSGTPGAILQRVLEEHYATVEAVEIPTEILVQHELPEGEILTEWLGDQKGRKISLINPQRQVKAELIEMVERNANYELERTQRVSDRNTLALQDLATILDLPELPKRIEGYDISHIQGSNAVASQVVFIDGVPAKQYYRHYKIKNPDVKIGRSDDFASLAEVISRRFRKYKREAEPDIPWDNFKHQEGEADFPNLLMIDGGKGQLSAVVKILQEMNLLDVVKVVSLAKKREEIFLPGESIPLDTDSEQPGVQLLRRVRDESHRFAVSFHRQQRLKSSRRSRLAEIPGLGFHRQKQLLAHFHSIDYIREASVDKLTEAPGIGRGLAQEIYNYFHPS; translated from the coding sequence ATGAGTGCATCGACTGAAACCAGACCACTAATAAAGCAGCCAGAACGCCTCGAAGCTCGTCTACAGGAGATTCCCCCCGAAGCTGGGGTGTATTTCATGCGGAATAGTAGCGGGGACATTTTATATATCGGCAAGTCCAAAAAACTGCGATCGCGAGTCCGTTCTTATTTTCGCACAGCACAAAAACTGAGCGATCGCATTGCCATGATGGTACGTCAGGTAACGGAGATTGAATTTATTGTCACCGACACCGAAGCAGAGGCTTTGGCGTTAGAAGCCAACTTAGTTAAGAAACATCAGCCTTACTATAATGTCTTGCTTAAGGATGATAAAAAATATCCTTATGTTTGCATCACTTGGTCAGAAGATTACCCTCGTATTTTTATTACCCGCAAACGTCGGGCAACAAATCAGCGCGATCGCTATTATGGCCCCTATGTAGATACCCGTCTGCTGCGGTACACTCTACATACAATTAAGCGGGTTTTTCCTCTGCGTCAGCGTCCCAAACCTTTATTTAAAGATCGTCCTTGTCTCAACTATGACATGGGAAGATGTCCAGGAGTATGTCAATCAATGATTACTCCCGAAGAATACAAAAAGATCGTCCAGAAAGTAGCGATGGTATTCCAAGGAAGAAGTGATGAATTGGTAGATACATTAAAAGCTCAGATGGACAAAGCAGTAGAAAGATTAGACTTTGAAAAAGCTGCTCAATATCGCGATCGGCTCAAAGCATTATCTAATCTCAATGCCGAGCAAAAAGTATCCTTACCTGATGATACTGTCTCCCGCGATGCGATCGCGCTAGCTGCGGACGAAAAACACTGTTGTATTCAACTATTTCAAATACGTGCGGGTAAATTAGTCGGACGATTGGGCTTTTTTGCCGATGCTAAATCTGGCACGCCTGGGGCAATTTTACAGCGGGTATTAGAAGAACACTACGCTACGGTGGAGGCGGTAGAAATCCCGACCGAAATTTTGGTACAGCACGAATTACCAGAAGGAGAAATTTTAACTGAATGGTTGGGCGATCAAAAAGGTCGAAAAATTAGCTTAATCAATCCTCAGAGGCAGGTTAAAGCTGAACTGATTGAAATGGTGGAACGCAACGCCAATTATGAATTAGAACGTACTCAGCGAGTAAGCGATCGCAATACTCTGGCTTTACAGGATTTAGCGACAATTCTCGATTTACCTGAACTGCCTAAACGCATCGAAGGGTATGATATTTCGCATATACAAGGTTCAAACGCCGTAGCTTCTCAGGTAGTTTTTATTGATGGTGTCCCTGCCAAACAATATTACCGTCATTACAAAATTAAAAATCCTGATGTTAAAATTGGTCGTTCTGATGACTTTGCTTCTCTGGCAGAGGTAATTAGCCGTCGCTTTCGCAAGTATAAACGTGAAGCAGAACCAGATATTCCCTGGGATAATTTTAAACATCAAGAAGGCGAAGCAGATTTTCCCAATCTATTAATGATTGATGGTGGTAAAGGACAATTATCTGCGGTGGTTAAAATACTGCAAGAGATGAATTTACTAGATGTAGTTAAGGTAGTTAGTTTAGCTAAAAAAAGAGAAGAAATCTTTTTACCAGGAGAATCAATTCCTTTAGATACCGACTCTGAACAACCAGGGGTACAGCTACTGAGAAGAGTGCGAGATGAGTCTCACCGCTTTGCCGTTAGTTTCCATCGTCAACAGCGACTAAAAAGCAGCAGGCGATCGCGTTTAGCCGAAATTCCTGGCTTGGGTTTCCATCGCCAAAAGCAACTTCTGGCTCATTTTCACTCGATTGACTATATCCGCGAGGCAAGCGTAGATAAGCTAACTGAAGCCCCTGGTATTGGTCGAGGTTTGGCACAGGAAATTTATAATTATTTCCATCCCAGCTAA